A window of Torulaspora globosa chromosome 8, complete sequence contains these coding sequences:
- the SSL2 gene encoding TFIIH/NER complex ATPase/helicase subunit SSL2 (ancestral locus Anc_5.695), whose translation MTDIDGYQTRSKGKMFPEMSQSFFSDEDSAATDDNRSNYEEDGFIDGDDDYGYGESRATTPAEVAPKPRRPSKKSKQEYSNNETANKLAAKDQNFLYGVTRDMPSDFVPDAVSGLFKTHDFSYLKLRPDHAARPIWISPSDGRVILESFSPLAEQAQDFLVTIAEPVSRPSHIHEYKITAYSLYAAVSVGLETDDIISVLDRLSKVPVAPSIVNFIESATVSYGKVKLVIKHNRYFVETTQADILQMLLKDPVIGGLRIDTGQQQQQQQQQQQQPNEKANAQQNINPNDVEAIFTAVVGGDNELDEEDDIDAVHSFEIANESVEIVKKRCQEIDYPVLEEYDFRNDHRNPDLDIDLKPSTQIRPYQEKSLSKMFGNGRARSGIIVLPCGAGKTLVGITAACTIKKSAIVLCTSSVSVMQWRQQFLQWCTLQPENVAVFTSDNKEMFQTESGLVVSTYSMVANTRNRSHDSQKVMDFLTGREWGFIILDEVHVVPAAMFRRVVTTIAAHAKLGLTATLVREDDKISDLNFLIGPKLYEANWMELSQKGHIANVQCAEVWCPMTAEFYQEYLRESARKRMLLYIMNPTKFQACQFLIQYHESRGDKIIVFSDNVYALQEYALKLGKPFIFGATPQQERMNILQNFQYNDQINTIFLSKVGDTSIDLPEATCLIQISSHYGSRRQEAQRLGRILRAKRRNDEGFNAFFYSLVSKDTQEMYYSTKRQAFLVDQGYAFKVITHLHGMENLPNLAYASARERRELLQEVLLKNEEAAGIEIGDDADNTIGRGVNAHKKTKSKAVRGEGSLAGLAGGEDMAYMEYSTNKNKDLKEHHPLIRKMYYKNLKK comes from the coding sequence ATGACTGATATTGATGGATACCAGACTCGAAGCAAGGGGAAGATGTTCCCTGAAATGAGCcaatctttcttctcggATGAAGACTCAGCCGCAACGGATGATAATCGGTCAAATTACGAAGAGGACGGATTCATAGATGGCGATGATGATTATGGCTATGGAGAGTCAAGGGCAACTACGCCTGCAGAAGTGGCCCCTAAGCCAAGGAGACCGAGTAAGAAGTCTAAGCAAGAGTACAGCAACAATGAGACAGCTAATAAGCTGGCAGCGAAGGATCAGAACTTCTTGTATGGTGTTACCAGAGATATGCCGTCAGATTTTGTCCCAGATGCTGTTTCAGGACTATTCAAGACGCACGATTTCAGTTATTTAAAGTTACGTCCAGACCATGCAGCTAGACCTATCTGGATATCACCCAGCGATGGTAGAGTGATCCTTGAAAGTTTTTCGCCATTGGCAGAACAGGCTCAGGATTTTTTAGTGACAATAGCCGAACCGGTCAGTAGGCCGTCTCATATCCATGAATACAAAATTACTGCATATTCCTTGTATGCTGCAGTGTCAGTTGGGTTGGAAACTGACGATATTATATCTGTGCTGGATAGACTGTCAAAAGTGCCGGTTGCACCCTCAATTGTAAATTTTATCGAGAGTGCCACCGTTTCCTACGGTAAAGTGAAGTTGGTCATCAAGCATAATAGGTATTTTGTCGAAACGACACAGGCGGATATTTTACAAATGCTGCTCAAAGACCCTGTAATCGGTGGCCTTCGCATAGATACCGgccaacagcagcagcaacagcaacagcagcaacagcaaccGAACGAAAAAGCCAATGCACAGCAGAACATCAATCCGAATGACGTGGAAGCAATATTTACTGCGGTTGTTGGGGGTGACAATGAGCtagatgaagaagacgataTTGATGCGGTCCATTCATTTGAAATTGCTAACGAATCGGTCGAAATTGTCAAAAAACGAtgtcaagaaattgattaTCCGGTTTTAGAAGAATACGATTTTAGGAATGACCACCGTAACCCAGATCTGGATATTGACCTGAAACCATCGACGCAAATCAGACCATATCAAGAGAAATCTCTGAGTAAGATGTTTGGTAATGGCCGTGCAAGAAGTGGTATTATCGTTCTGCCATGCGGTGCCGGTAAAACGTTGGTCGGCATCACAGCTGCATGTACCATCAAAAAATCTGCAATAGTGTTGTGTACCTCATCTGTGTCTGTTATGCAGTGGAGACAACAGTTTTTGCAGTGGTGCACTTTGCAACCTGAGAACGTTGCTGTCTTTACCTCGGATAACAAGGAAATGTTTCAGACAGAATCAGGCTTAGTGGTCTCAACATATTCAATGGTGGCGAACACCAGAAATAGGTCGCACGATTCGCAAAAAGTTATGGACTTCCTAACGGGCAGAGAGTGGGGTTTCATTATTTTGGATGAAGTCCACGTTGTCCCAGCTGCTATGTTCCGTAGAGTGGTTACCACAATTGCTGCGCATGCTAAATTGGGTTTGACCGCTACGTTAGTTCGAGAAGATGACAAGATTAGCGATTTAAACTTTCTAATTGGTCCCAAGCTATACGAAGCAAACTGGATGGAATTGTCACAAAAGGGGCATATTGCTAATGTTCAGTGTGCTGAAGTATGGTGTCCAATGACAGCAGAATTTTATCAGGAGTATCTGAGAGAAAGTGCAAGGAAGAGAATGCTACTGTATATCATGAATCCAACTAAATTTCAAGCATGTCAATTTTTGATTCAATATCATGAAAGTAGAGGCGATAAGATTATTGTTTTTTCCGATAATGTTTACGCTTTGCAAGAGTACGCATTGAAACTCGGGAAGCCGTTTATCTTTGGAGCTACCCCTCAGCAGGAACGTATGAACATATTACAAAATTTCCAGTACAACGATCAAATTAATACCATATTTTTATCCAAGGTGGGAGACACTTCTATTGATTTACCGGAGGCCACTTGTTTGATTCAAATTTCATCCCATTATGGTTCCCGTCGTCAAGAAGCCCAGAGGTTGGGTAGAATTTTAAGAGCCAAAAGGCGTAACGATGAGGGTTTTAACGCATTTTTCTATTCTCTGGTTTCTAAGGATACCCAAGAAATGTATTACTCGACCAAGAGACAGGCGTTTTTGGTCGATCAAGGTTATGCATTCAAAGTCATTACACATTTGCATGGTATGGAAAATTTGCCCAATTTGGCATATGCATCAGCGAGAGAACGCAGGGAGTTATTACAGGAGGTtttgctgaagaatgaagaagCGGCGGGTATTGAAATTGGAGATGACGCTGATAACACGATAGGCCGGGGTGTTAACGCCCATAAGAAAACCAAATCAAAGGCTGTTAGAGGCGAAGGTTCATTAGCTGGTCTTGCTGGAGGTGAAGATATGGCCTACATGGAATACAGTACGAATAAAAACAAAGACTTGAAAGAACATCATCCTCTAATACGCAAAATGTATTAcaagaatctgaagaaataa
- the SRP40 gene encoding Srp40p (ancestral locus Anc_5.694), with amino-acid sequence MASRKKENVKATNAKPPKLSEKARRKQVVDELSTSSSSSSSSSESATVKAKSSSSKSKGSRSSSSPSSSSSSSSSGSDNSSSSSDSEQSSSDETSSDSSSGSSSSSSSSDDSSSDDSSSDDSSSSSSSSDPSSSSSDSSSSSSDSGSSSSSSSSDSSSSSSDSSSSDSSSSSSDSSSSSSDSSSSESGDSESSSEETNEENQSKTSGKTAQKTRKRSLEDDGDTKLTKKTKAQDENLESASTSRTESPAPLSTPKDAISAGEDMLRPGQRKHFSRIERSRISFEDRELTDNTYKGAAGNWGELANEKLSRVRGKDFTKNKNKMKRGSYRGGSITLSSGSYKFQD; translated from the coding sequence ATGGCTTCtagaaagaaagagaatGTTAAAGCCACTAATGCAAAACCTCCCAAGCTTAGTGAGAaagcgagaagaaaacaGGTCGTGGATGAACTGTCAACCTCCAGCTCTAGCAGCTCTAGCAGTAGCGAATCGGCTACAGTGAAAGCGaaatcttcgtcatctAAATCGAAGGGCTCCCGTTCTAGTTCTAGCCCAAGTTCCAGTTCGAGCTCCAGTAGCTCAGGGTCGGACAATTCGAGTTCCAGTTCGGACTCTGAGCAATCTAGCTCCGATGAGACTAGCTCTGACAGCTCCAGCGGctccagctccagcagctctaGTTCTGACGACTCGAGTTCCGATGATTCAAGCTCTGATGACTCTAGCTCCAGttccagctccagcgaCCCTAGCTCTAGCTCCAGCGACTCCAGttccagctccagcgaCTCTGGCTCCAGCTCCAGttccagctccagcgaCTCTAGttccagctccagcgaCTCTAGCTCTAGCGACTCTAGCTCCAGTTCTAGCGACTCTAGCTCTAGCTCCAGCGACTCTAGTTCCAGCGAATCTGGCGACTCAGAGAGTTCCTCCGAGGAAACTAACGAAGAGAATCAATCAAAAACCTCAGGCAAAACTGCGCAAAAGACTAGGAAGAGATCcctcgaagatgatggTGACACCAAACTCACCAAAAAAACAAAGGCACAAGACGAGAATCTGGAATCTGCATCAACATCTAGAACAGAATCACCTGCCCCACTCAGTACTCCAAAGGATGCGATTTCCGCAGGCGAAGACATGTTAAGACCGGGACAGAGAAAGCACTTCTCCAGAATAGAAAGATCACGTATTTCTTTCGAGGACAGGGAACTCACGGATAATACTTATAAAGGCGCTGCAGGTAACTGGGGTGAGCTCGCCAACGAGAAACTAAGCAGGGTTAGAGGAAAGGACTTCACcaagaacaaaaacaagatgaagagagGATCTTACAGAGGGGGATCCATCACCCTCAGCTCCGGATCTTACAAATTTCAGGACTAG
- the LPX1 gene encoding triglyceride lipase (ancestral locus Anc_5.693): MMEGYINSHYKKETKVIDAVYPRSFDDSTLVPGKDVLSIVYDIYTLVKETENHLVPKVNLLFLHGSGMSRCIWEYYVAHIVDHRPNWRINKIVLMDQVTHGDSAVLNAKKLGVNFDWVDGARDACKLAQNEFFGEGSTYNVVIGHSMGGFQALSCGVLMPNLFHLIITIEPVALMYVGKGTKGEYTVISRKLHRALLSKMKDRFQSELEYEAYMRTSSFFAKVHPDILQRIIDFERVALSNGEVRTKMDQRQNILCYMTLFPAAKWLLGSLKFIRSPVVNILGGVSKWTPKENQEVLERFILDYTQDTVPKGDHLLNIENPEETLSKIVCHISRFMASQSTNDLGRDLTVNERRNLFNAEFNRFQAQRVDDRPMELAKF, encoded by the coding sequence ATGATGGAAGGATATATCAACTCTCACtacaagaaggaaacaaAAGTCATAGATGCAGTGTACCCTCGAAGCTTTGATGATTCGACGTTGGTCCCTGGCAAGGATGTCTTAAGTATCGTTTATGATATCTATACCCTGGTGAAGGAGACTGAGAATCATTTAGTTCCAAAAGTCAATTTGCTCTTTTTGCATGGAAGTGGCATGAGTAGATGTATCTGGGAATACTACGTTGCTCATATCGTGGATCATCGGCCCAATTGGCGAATAAATAAGATAGTTTTGATGGATCAGGTTACTCATGGGGATTCTGCCGTTCTGAATGCGAAGAAACTGGGAGTTAATTTTGACTGGGTTGATGGTGCTAGAGACGCTTGCAAGTTGGCACAGAATGAGTTTTTTGGAGAAGGGTCGACTTACAATGTGGTGATTGGCCACTCAATGGGTGGCTTCCAGGCATTGAGCTGTGGAGTCTTGATGCCTAACTTGtttcatctcatcataACGATAGAACCAGTTGCTCTAATGTACGTGGGCAAGGGAACAAAGGGCGAATACACTGtaatttcaagaaagcttcaTCGAGCgcttctttccaaaatgAAAGATAGGTTCCAGTCCGAGCTTGAGTACGAGGCATATATGCGTACGAGCAGTTTTTTCGCTAAGGTACATCCCGATATCTTGCAAAGGATCATCGATTTCGAGCGCGTCGCTTTGTCTAACGGCGAGGTGAGGACCAAAATGGATCAAAGACAAAACATTTTATGTTACATGACGTTATTTCCCGCTGCGAAGTGGCTTCTAGGTTCTTTGAAATTTATAAGAAGCCCTGTTGTCAACATACTTGGAGGCGTCTCGAAATGGACCCCCAAAGAGAACCAGGAAGTTTTGGAAAGGTTCATCCTGGACTACACTCAAGATACGGTCCCCAAAGGTGATCATTTACTGAATATTGAAAATCCTGAAGAGACGCTAAGCAAGATTGTTTGCCATATTTCAAGGTTTATGGCGAGTCAAAGTACTAAtgatcttggaagagatcTAACAGTTAATGAACGGCGAAATCTTTTCAATGCAGAGTTTAACagatttcaagctcaaagGGTCGACGATCGACCTATGGAACTGGCCAAGTTTTGA